A genome region from Erigeron canadensis isolate Cc75 chromosome 3, C_canadensis_v1, whole genome shotgun sequence includes the following:
- the LOC122594377 gene encoding triacylglycerol lipase SDP1, whose product MDISSEAKVDPFSIGPSSVIGRSIAFRVLFFKSMTHLRHRIMKLLVYYFRVVRGYVSGTIVPVISWLHPRNPQGILLLVTLMAFLLRRCTNVKERAELAYKRKFWRNMMKAAITYEEWAHAAKMLDKMSPRLNESNLYDEELVRNKLQELRHRRKEGCLREIIFCMRADLVRNLGNMCNPELHKGRHQVPKLIKEYIDEVSMQLRMVCDSDCEELVLEEKLAFMHETRHAFGRTALLLSGGATLGAFHIGVVKTLVEHKLLPRIIAGSSVGSIICAVVATKSWPELQSFFEDSLHSFQFFDQMGGIFNIFKRVTRLGAVHDIRRLQVILRNVTNNLTFQEAYDMTGRVLGITVCSPRKHEPPRCLNYLTSPHVVIWSAVTASCAFPGLFEAQELMAKDRSGEIVPYHPPFHRGPEEAGRSSTRRWRDGSLEIDLPMIQLKELFNVNHFIVSQANPHISPLLRLKEVVRAYGGSFAAKLAHLVEMEVKYRCNQVLELGFPLGGLAKLFAQDWEGDVTIVMPATLAQYSKIIQNPSHLELQKAAIQGRKCTWEKLSAIKANCGIELVLDECVAILNHMRRLKRSAERASATHGLTNMVRLNAYQRIPSWNCMARENSTGSLEDLSDVTSSLHQGLGGRSWLLNHNAHDGSDSESETAELNTWTRSGGPLMRTASADQFVDYVQHLDFDSPTNRAMPPNQNLRVTVIPPDRCSDIESDQREINNRVHTSITVSEGDLLQPAMIHNGIVFNVVKKGDLTPSNRSHDSENHHSPSDMVVECVQLDCPDKEMDASSGSENGDSDNCNDDDVKEPKSTCDPKDHRNPIDDQDGIHGYVEGH is encoded by the exons ATGGATATTAGTAGTGAGGCGAAAGTCGACCCGTTTTCGATCGGGCCGTCCTCTGTTATCGGCCGGAGTATAGcgtttagggttttgtttttcAAGTCAATGACACACTTAAGGCATCGGATTATGAAATTATTGGTTTATTACTTTAGGGTTGTCAGAGGTTATGTGTCAGGAACTATTGTCCCTGTGATTTCGTGGCTGCATCCGCGAAATCCGCAAGGGATATTATTGTTAGTTACGTTAATGGCGTTTTTACTTCGGCGTTGTACCAATGTGAAAGAGAGAGCCGAATTAGCGTACAAGAGGAAGTTTTGGAGGAATATGATGAAGGCTGCGATTACGTATGAGGAATGGGCTCATGCTGCTAAAATGTTGGACAAAATGAGTCCTAGATTGAATGAAAGTAATCTTTATGATGAAGAGCTTGTTAGGAATAAACTGCAGGAACTTAGGCATCGTCGTAAAGAGGGGTGTTTAAGAGAGATAATTTTTTGTATGCGAGCCGATTTAGTTAGGAATCTTGGTAATATGTGTAACCCTGAGCTTCATAAGGGTAGGCATCAAGTGCCAAAGCTTATAAAGGAATACATTGATGAGGTATCGATGCAGTTGAGGATGGTTTGTGATTCGGATTGTGAGGAACTTGTTTTGGAGGAGAAGCTTGCGTTTATGCACGAGACGAGACATGCTTTTGGAAGGACGGCTTTGCTTTTAAGTGGAGGCGCGACTCTTGGAGCTTTTCATATTGGTGTGGTGAAAACATTAGTTGAGCATAAGCTTTTACCACGGATTATTGCAGGGTCTAGTGTAGGATCCATTATTTGTGCAGTTGTTGCCACTAAGTCCTGGCCGGAACTTCAGAGTTTTTTTGAGGATTCATTGCATTCTTTTCAGTTTTTTGATCAAATGGGTgggatttttaatatttttaaaagggtTACGAGACTAGGAGCGGTTCATGATATCAGACGTTTGCAGGTGATCTTAAGGAATGTGACAAATAATCTTACCTTCCAAGAAGCTTATGACATGACGGGTCGGGTTCTTGGGATAACCGTTTGCTCACCAAGAAAGCATGAACCTCCGAGATGTCTTAATTACTTAACTTCACCTCACGTAGTTATATGGAGTGCAGTTACTGCGTCCTGTGCTTTTCCGGGACTTTTTGAAGCTCAAGAGCTCATGGCAAAGGATAGAAGTGGAGAAATTGTTCCATATCACCCACCGTTTCACCGGGGCCCGGAAGAGGCCGGTCGCAGCTCTACACGTCGCTGGAGGGATGGTAGTTTGGAGATAGATTTACCCATGATACAATTGAAAGAGCTATTTAAtgtaaatcattttattgtgAGTCAAGCAAATCCTCATATTTCACCCCTACTCAGATTGAAAGAAGTTGTGAGAGCTTATGGAGGCAGCTTTGCTGCAAAG CTTGCTCATCTAGTTGAGATGGAGGTGAAATATCGATGCAACCAAGTCTTGGAGCTTGGGTTCCCGTTAGGAGGACTTGCAAAGCTGTTTGCTCAAGATTGGGAGGGTGATGTCACTATTGTTATGCCTGCTACCTTAGCTCAG TACTCAAAAATTATACAGAATCCATCTCACTTAGAGCTTCAAAAAGCTGCAATTCAAGGCAGGAAATGTACATGGGAAAAGCTTTCAGCCATTAAAGCCAATTGTGGGATCGAACTTGTTTTGGATGAGTGCGTTGCAATTCTCAACCACATGCGTAGGCTTAAAAGGAGTGCAGAGAGAGCTTCAGCTACTCATGGGTTAACCAACATGGTCCGGTTGAATGCATACCAACGAATCCCATCGTGGAATTGCATGGCTCGTGAGAACTCAACTGGGTCTCTAGAGGACCTTTCTGATGTGACTTCCTCTCTCCACCAGGGACTTGGTGGCCGCAGCTGGTTGCTCAACCACAATGCACATGATGGAAGTGATAGTGAATCAGAGACCGCAGAGCTGAATACTTGGACAAGATCCGGTGGGCCTTTGATGAGGACAGCTTCAGCCGATCAGTTTGTTGACTATGTTCAGCACTTGGATTTTGACTCCCCCACCAACAGAGCAATGCCACCAAATCAAAACTTGAGGGTGACTGTAATACCTCCAGATAGATGCTCAGATATAGAATCTGATCAAAGGGAGATCAACAATAGAGTTCATACTAGCATCACCGTTTCTGAAGGTGATCTTTTACAGCCTGCGATGATCCATAATGGCATTGTGTTCAATGTCGTTAAGAAGGGGGATTTGACTCCATCAAATAGGAGCCATGATTCAGAAAATCACCACTCGCCTTCAGACATGGTTGTCGAATGTGTGCAACTAGATTGTCCAGACAAGGAGATGGATGCTAGCTCAGGTTCTGAAAATGGCGACTCCGATAACTGTAATGATGACGATGTAAAGGAACCAAAGTCTACTTGTGACCCGAAGGATCATAGAAATCCTATAGATGATCAAGATGGTATCCACGGATATGTTGAGGGTCATTAA
- the LOC122592029 gene encoding uncharacterized protein LOC122592029, which produces MARKKPSSSSADSQITIGNCEVIVEAKNYKAESNQNTLQISLSRNAKITISVVNGTFGKEQNDIQPSSFPENGNYYFVLVNPKDSDAESKSLLQEILALYTKELPSMNYAANTGKKSMFLERCVSNGKYCTLVLNSKSEEGPREVVAAISFQLIPADTQYAEVPLAAVSSSYQHKGIGQLMYFEMRKRLQSVGVHSIFCWADVESEGFWLKQGFVAVGQVDTKGRARRLPIKADIRKALCFPGGSTLTVAHLEKECSNNTAESVQLSSLLKPNKKAIPASMHQSQPFGAEVFNNNLPMVGCQDLVCLDSVECIKEGNRENEMRLITDGDTKHCSCSPSGAKKRTWEASHTSLKSKKVKGGHLAVCQSNSDCVARNNITDKCCMDVSPITRDESLANFTPTLGGPLSNSNDDKTQDINCYKIMLMNMADDAKKTHLTKIIEDLGGLVTSDGRVSTHVITGKVRKTLNFCTALCSGAWIISPAWLKKSFKEGQFVDEMPYILKDLEYESKYRTDLKSTVLRARTSPGALLKGFKVCLAAHVQPPVNTLSAIVTSAGGTVIRNLNKMKDSRKTIFVASEDNMEEALLAMKKGIPTFSNEWFMNCVMKQDLDLEAPQFAESL; this is translated from the exons ATGGCACGAAAGAAGCCCTCATCATCATCTGCCGATTCTCAGATCACAATAG gGAACTGTGAGGTGATTGTTGAAGCAAAGAACTACAAAGCTGAGTCTAATCAGAATACCCTTCAAATATCTCTTTCCAGAAATGCCAAAATCACAATCTCTG TTGTCAATGGTACATTTGGAAAAGAACAAAATGATATCCAACCTTCTAGTTTCCCTGAAAATG GAAATTATTACTTTGTGCTTGTCAACCCCAAGGATTCTGACGCTGAATCGAAGTCTCTACTCCAA GAAATATTAGCCTTGTATACAAAGGAACTACCTTCAATGAACTATGCTGCAAATACCGGAAAGAAGTCGATGTTCCTTGAAAGATGTGTATCCAATGG GAAGTATTGCACCCTAGTTTTGAACTCAAAATCTGAAGAAGGCCCTCGTGAG GTTGTTGCTGCAATTAGTTTTCAGTTAATACCGGCTGATACACAATATGCCGAGGTCCCACTTGCTGCAGTCAGTTCATCTTACCAACATAAG GGAATTGGGCAACTGATGTATTTCGAGATGAGGAAAAGACTGCAGAGTGTTGGTGTGCACTCTATATTTTGCTGGGCTGATGTTGAATCTGAAGGATTTTGGCTCAAGCAG GGCTTTGTAGCAGTTGGTCAAGTAGATACCAAGGGTAGAGCAAGAAGGTTACCAATTAAAGCAGATATCAGGAAAGCATTATGCTTTCCCGGTGGTTCAACCTTAACGGTTGCTCATCTTGAAAAGGAATGTTCAAATAACACTGCAGAGTCTGTACAACTTTCTTCTCTTTTAAAGCCTAATAAGAAGGCAATACCTGCCTCTATGCATCAGAGTCAACCCTTTGGAGCTGAAGTATTCAATAATAATTTGCCGATGGTTG GTTGCCAGGACCTTGTGTGTTTGGACAGTGTGGAATGCATTAAGGAAGGAAACCGTGAAAATGAAATGAGACTTATAACTGATGGTGATACCAAACATTGTTCATGTTCACCATCGGGTGCAAAAAAGAGGACTTGGGAAGCCTCTCATACCTCACTGAAGTCGAAAAAAGTCAAAGGAGGCCATCTGGCTGTTTGCCAATCAAATAGCGACTGTGTTGCAAGAAATAATATAACTGATAAATGTTGTATGGATGTGAGCCCCATAACTAGGGATGAAAGTCTGGCAAATTTTACACCCACGCTTGGAGGTCCTTTGAGTAACAGTAACGATGACAAGACTCAAGATATAAATTGCTATAAAATCATGCTGATGAACATGGCGGATGATGCAAAAAAAACACATCTGACAAAG ATAATTGAGGATCTTGGTGGCTTGGTTACATCTGATGGAAGAGTAAGCACACATGTTATAACTGGAAAAGTGAGAAAAACATTAAACTTTTGTACAGCTCTTTGTTCAGG AGCTTGGATTATATCACCTGcttggttaaaaaaaagtttcaaagaAGGCCAATTTGTAG ATGAAATGCCATACATTTTAAAAGATCTCGAGTACGAGTCTAAATACAGGACTGACCTAAAGAGTACAGTACTTAGAGCAAGAACAAGTCCTGGAGCTTTACTAAAAGGTTTTAAAGTATGCCTTGCAGCTCATGTGCAGCCTCCTGTCAATACCTTGTCTGCCATTGTGACATCTGCAGGTGGAACT GTTATTCGCAATTTAAACAAAATGAAGGATTCTAGGAAAACCATATTTGTGGCAAGTGAAGACAACATGGAAGAAGCATTGTTAGCTATGAAGAAAGGCATACCGACATTCAGTAATGAGTGGTTCATGAATTGTGTCATGAAACAGGATCTAGACTTGGAGGCTCCTCAGTTTGCTGAATCTCTTTAG
- the LOC122590967 gene encoding peptide chain release factor PrfB3, chloroplastic codes for MAAETAAAHFHTHYSCSRRRCVAGIIKGRSVAAASSQPIKSYKELGMFSLRKKIEDSVNRAEMLGLTALEFEEARQVKQVEMAREYDLWDDLSKSSDILIKLADSAKVVDDLKDLTYKVEEAKLITELAEMDIINYALLKQAYTASVDVSKFLDKYEISKLLKGKYEFEGACIMIEAGTEGIRSEIWAEQLVGMYMKWAKKQGLKGRIVEKKCTSKAGGIKSVTIEFEHKYAYGYFLGEKGTHRMITSYPESLSEVSSAAVDVVPLFLEETPEIIVDEEDMKFSYLSLCEAGRGQKVSLVQLQHSPTGLTVHSSGERNQFSNKMKAQNRLKAKLLVILKEQGVPTVTEINNKAVFEPWHQETRRYVFRPYKLVQDIKTGIQLADPNFVLNGNLDPFVSAHIHNRHLCDMG; via the exons ATGGCGGCTGAAACAGCAGCAGCACACTTTCACACTCACTACAGCTGTAGTCGCCGGAGATGCGTCGCCGGAATAATAAAGGGACGGAGCGTAGCTGCAGCTTCCTCTCAACCCATCAAATCCTATAAAGAACTTG GTATGTTTTCGTTGAGAAAGAAGATAGAAGATTCTGTAAATCGTGCTGAGATGTTGGGTTTAACTGCTTTGGAGTTTGAAGAAGCACGTCAAGTCAAACAAGTAGAAATGGCTCGAGAATATGATTTGTGGGATGACTTATCCAAATCTAGTGATATCCTTATCAAATTAGCTGATAGTGCTAAGGTGGTTGATGATCTTAAAGACCTTACATACAAG GTAGAAGAAGCCAAGCTAATCACAGAGTTGGCTGAAATGGACATTATAAATTATGCACTTCTTAAGCAAGCATATACCGCATCTGTAGATGTGAGCAAGTTTTTGGATAAGTATGAGATATCCAAACTTCTTAAAGGGAAATATGAATTTGAAGGAGCTTGCATTATGATAGAAGCGGGAACTGAAGGCATTCGATCTGAG ATATGGGCAGAACAACTTGTTGGAATGTACATGAAATGGGCTAAGAAGCAAGGTTTAAAGGGAAGGATTGTTGAGAAGAAATGCACGTCAAAAGCAGGGGGTATCAAGTCAGTAACAATTGAGTTTGAACACAAGTATGCTTATGGTTACTTTTTAGGGGAAAAGGGTACTCATCGAATGATAACCTCTTACCCTGAATCATTATCTGAG GTTAGCTCGGCTGCTGTTGATGTGGTACCTCTATTTCTTGAAGAAACTCCTGAAATTATTGTTGATGAGGAAGACATGAAATTTAGCTACCTCTCGTTATGTGAAGCCGGTCGGGGTCAAAAAGTGTCTTTAGTTCAACTTCAACATTCTCCAACTGGTTTGACAGTTCACTCATCAG gGGAAAGGAACCAGTTTTCGAACAAAATGAAGGCCCAAAATCGATTGAAGGCAAAACTACTAGTAATATTAAAAGAGCAAGGAGTCCCCACTGTGACTGAGATCAATAACAAAGCTGTTTTTGAACCTTGGCACCAAGAAACACGAAGGTATGTGTTTCGCCCATACAAGCTTGTTCAGGATATAAAAACCGGCATTCAGCTGGCTGACCCAAATTTTGTTCTAAATGGCAATCTTGACCCTTTTGTTAGTGCTCATATACACAATAGACATTTATGTGATATGGGATGA
- the LOC122591041 gene encoding protein EARLY RESPONSIVE TO DEHYDRATION 15 — protein sequence MALVSHGQGSTLNPDAPLFIPAAVRQVEDFSPEWWHLVTTSTWFHDYWLTQHQEDGFYNGNDSDTTDIVDLLPDSIDTDEDTLSMEAQYEQFLLSSELERQLSMSTQ from the coding sequence ATGGCATTGGTTTCACATGGACAAGGGTCAACTCTAAATCCAGATGCACCACTATTTATCCCGGCTGCGGTTCGCCAAGTCGAGGATTTCTCCCCGGAATGGTGGCACCTGGTGACCACCTCAACTTGGTTCCATGACTACTGGCTCACCCAGCACCAGGAGGATGGTTTCTATAATGGAAATGATTCCGATACAACTGACATTGTTGATCTGCTGCCTGATTCTATTGACACTGATGAAGATACTTTGTCCATGGAAGCACAATACGAGCAGTTCCTCCTTTCGTCTGAATTGGAAAGACAACTCTCAATGTCCACTCAGTAA
- the LOC122591040 gene encoding GTP-binding protein BRASSINAZOLE INSENSITIVE PALE GREEN 2, chloroplastic, whose amino-acid sequence MSFFLSTSPLLSSKTQTLIHNTLESNSSISLLSSTGKVHFHIPFSDFNYKNTNFKHKDSYIALSVNSSSNLSSTTSSRKRYKKQNQPPVLSEGRDDDDSLGVVCPGCGVFMQDYDPALPGFFQKKKVVDVIDELVLDDLDDIGSELEDSDEGDEGELEGENDDDLDSEMEIEDDLDWDSDWEPEFEDDDDDLKELDGFTAPGVGYGNITEEVIEKGKKIRVSKSERKKLAREAQVEREEVTVCARCHSLRNYGQVKNQTAENLIPDFDFDKLISTRLMKPTGNADSTVVIMVVDCVDFDGSFPKRAAKSLFAALEGGRDSVQKSKKLPKLILVATKVDLLPSQISPTRLDRWVRHRAKAHGAPRLNGVYLVSSRKDLGVRNLLTFVKDLAGPRGHVWVIGAQNAGKSTLINALAKKGGVKVSKLTEAAVPGTTLGILRIGGILSAKAKMYDTPGLLHPYLMSMRLNREEQKMVEIRKELRPRTYRIKQGQAIHVGGLMRLDLNQASVQTIYVTVWASPNVSLHMGKIENADETWNKHAGVRLQPPIGVDRVPELGNWESREVKVSGISWDVNSIDLSAAGLGWFSLGLKGEAALTLWTFDGIEITTREPLVLDRAPFLERPGFLLPKAISEALAKQNKTQPQSEDVLV is encoded by the exons ATGTCATTTTTCTTATCTACTTCACCTCTACTTTCTTCAAAAACTCAAACCCTAATTCACAACACTTTGGAATCAAACTCATCAATTAGTCTTCTCAGTTCAACAGGTAAAGTCCATTTTCACATACCCTTTTCcgattttaattataaaaatacaaactttaAGCATAAAGATTCATATATTGCTTTATCGGTAAATAGTAGTAGTAATTTATCATCCACAACAAGTTcaagaaaaagatataaaaaacaaaaccaacCTCCAGTTTTAAGTGAAGgaagagatgatgatgatagttTAGGTGTTGTTTGTCCTGGCTGTGGTGTTTTTATGCAAGATTATGACCCGGCTTTACCCGGGTTTTTCCAGAAAAAGAAAGTAGTTGATGTTATAGATGAGTTAGTTTTAGATGATTTAGATGACATTGGGAGTGAGTTAGAAGATAGTGATGAAGGGGATGAGGGTGAATTGGAAggtgaaaatgatgatgatttggATAGTGAAATGGAGATTGAAGATGATCTCGATTGGGATTCAGATTGGGAACCTGAGtttgaggatgatgatgatgatttgaaGGAGTTGGATGGGTTTACTGCACCGGGTGTGGGATATGGAAATATAACTGAGGAGGTGATTGAGAAAGGGAAAAAGATAAGGGTGTCAAAATCAGAGAGAAAGAAGTTGGCCCGTGAAGCTCAAGTGGAGAGAGAGGAGGTTACGGTTTGTGCAAGGTGTCATTCTTTGAGGAACTATGGGCAGGTGAAGAATCAGACTGCGGAGAATTTGATACCTGATTTTGATTTCGATAAATTGATTAGTACCCGTTTGATGAAACCAACAGGGAATGCTGATTCAACAGTTGTGATCATGGTTGTTGATTGTGTAGATTTTGATGGGTCGTTTCCAAAACGGGCTGCTAAATCTTTGTTTGCAGCCTTAGAAGGAGGTCGTGATAGTGTGCAGAAAAGCAAGAAGTTGCCTAAACTGATTCTTGTGGCGACAAAAGTTGATCTTTTACCTTCACAGATTAGTCCTACTAGATTAGACAGATGGGTTCGTCATCGTGCTAAGGCTCATGGTGCACCCAGGCTAAACGGGGTGTATTTGGTCAGTTCACGTAAGGATTTAGGTGTCAGAAATTTGCTAACTTTTGTTAAGGATTTGGCTGGACCTCGAGGGCATGTGTGGGTAATTGGGGCACAAAATGCTGGTAAGTCAACATTGATTAACGCACTTGCTAAGAAAGGAGGGGTGAAAGTTTCTAAGCTTACTGAAGCTGCGGTTCCCGGGACGACACTTGGTATTTTGAGAATTGGAGGTATATTATCTGCTAAAGCGAAAATGTACGATACACCAGGTCTACTGCATCCATATTTAATGTCCATGAGATTGAACCGAGAGGAGCAAAAGATGGTTGAAATACGAAAGGAATTACGGCCTCGAACATACAGAATTAAG CAAGGCCAGGCAATACATGTTGGTGGTCTGATGAGACTAGACCTAAACCAAGCATCTGTGCAGACAATTTATGTTACAGTTTGGGCCTCGCCAAATGTTTCGTTACATATGGGGAAGATTGAAAATGCAGACGAAACTTGGAACAAGCATGCTGGTGTTAGATTGCAG CCCCCAATTGGTGTAGACCGAGTGCCTGAACTGGGCAATTGggagtcgagggaagtcaaggtatCTGGAATAAGCTGGGACGTGAACAGCATTGACCTATCGGCTGCTGGCCTTGGTTGGTTTTCTTTGGGTTTAAAAGGGGAAGCAGCCTTGACATTGTGGACATTTGATGGCATTGAGATAACAACCCGAGAACCCTTAGTACTTGATCGTGCACCATTTCTCGAAAGACCTGGGTTTTTGCTGCCAAAGGCTATATCAGAAGCCCTTGCCAAGCAAAACAAAACTCAGCCCCAAAGCGAAGATGTTCTGGTCTGA